A genomic stretch from Methylorubrum extorquens includes:
- the surE gene encoding 5'-nucleotidase surE (Nucleoside 5'-monophosphate phosphohydrolase) (Evidence 2b : Function from indirect experimental evidences (e.g. phenotypes); PubMedId : 12597275; Product type e : enzyme) encodes MRILVTNDDGIHAPGLETLEGIARVLSDDVWVVAPETDQSGVSHSLSLNDPLRLRQIGEKRFAVKGTPSDCIIMGVAHILKDHKPDLVLSGVNRGQNVAEDVTYSGTIAGAMEGTILGIRSIALSQAYGAGGRANLKWACAATHGPRVIEKILEIGIEPGILVNVNFPDCEPEDVQGVAVSAQGQRNQALLQIDARHDGRGNPYFWLAFAKARFEPGNGTDLKAIAENRISVTPLRLDLTDEPELTRFAAAFRA; translated from the coding sequence ATGCGCATCCTGGTCACCAACGACGACGGCATCCACGCGCCGGGCCTGGAGACGCTGGAAGGCATCGCCCGCGTGCTCAGCGACGATGTCTGGGTGGTCGCGCCCGAGACCGATCAATCGGGCGTGTCGCACTCGCTCTCGCTCAACGATCCGCTGCGCCTGCGCCAGATTGGGGAAAAGCGCTTCGCGGTGAAGGGCACGCCCTCGGACTGCATTATCATGGGGGTGGCCCACATCCTCAAGGACCACAAACCCGACCTCGTGCTCTCGGGGGTCAACCGCGGCCAGAACGTGGCCGAGGACGTGACCTATTCCGGCACCATCGCCGGGGCGATGGAGGGCACGATCCTCGGCATCCGCTCGATCGCGCTGAGCCAGGCCTACGGCGCGGGCGGGCGGGCCAACCTGAAATGGGCCTGCGCCGCCACGCATGGGCCGCGGGTGATCGAGAAGATCCTCGAGATCGGCATCGAGCCCGGCATCCTCGTCAACGTCAACTTCCCCGATTGCGAGCCGGAGGACGTGCAGGGCGTGGCGGTCTCGGCGCAGGGCCAGCGCAATCAGGCGCTCCTGCAGATCGATGCCCGCCACGACGGGCGCGGCAATCCCTATTTCTGGCTCGCCTTCGCCAAGGCGCGGTTCGAGCCCGGCAACGGCACCGATCTCAAGGCGATCGCCGAGAACCGAATCTCGGTGACGCCGCTGCGGCTCGACCTCACCGACGAGCCGGAACTGACCCGCTTCGCCGCGGCGTTCCGGGCGTGA
- the pcm gene encoding protein-L-isoaspartate O-methyltransferase (Evidence 2b : Function from indirect experimental evidences (e.g. phenotypes); Product type e : enzyme) translates to MPPEAGEPDERAERLSAGLAEATGNAAFVLALRERGVRDTAVLRAMEQVPRERFAPPALRPHARRDIALPLACGQTMTAPSVVAQMLGALDLAPGQRVLEVGTGTGYVTALLVRLGAAHVRSLERYEGLARAARAHLGRDLSDVTVETNDGLAPEVVRGGSYDRILVNGSLAALPPHLPAALKSGGRLVVGHWTGRGSRLVTLTRDSAAAYARTEGAALRLGPLTPGRALAP, encoded by the coding sequence ATGCCGCCTGAGGCCGGAGAGCCCGACGAACGGGCCGAACGGCTGTCCGCGGGGCTGGCGGAGGCGACCGGCAACGCCGCCTTCGTGCTGGCCCTGCGCGAGCGGGGCGTGCGCGACACCGCCGTGCTGCGGGCGATGGAACAGGTCCCGCGCGAGCGCTTCGCGCCGCCGGCTCTGCGCCCGCATGCGCGGCGCGACATCGCCCTGCCGCTCGCCTGCGGTCAGACCATGACCGCGCCGAGCGTCGTCGCGCAAATGCTCGGTGCCCTCGACCTCGCCCCCGGCCAGCGCGTGCTGGAGGTCGGCACCGGCACGGGCTACGTCACCGCCCTGCTGGTGCGGCTCGGGGCCGCTCATGTGCGCAGCCTGGAGCGCTACGAGGGGCTCGCCCGCGCGGCACGGGCGCATCTGGGGCGCGACCTTTCCGACGTCACCGTCGAGACCAATGACGGGCTCGCGCCCGAAGTCGTGCGGGGCGGAAGCTACGACCGCATCCTCGTCAACGGCAGCCTCGCCGCGCTGCCACCGCACCTCCCCGCCGCGCTCAAATCCGGCGGCCGGCTGGTGGTGGGCCATTGGACCGGGCGGGGGAGCCGGCTCGTGACGCTGACCCGCGACAGCGCGGCCGCCTACGCCCGGACGGAGGGGGCGGCCCTGCGCCTCGGCCCTCTGACGCCGGGGCGTGCGCTGGCGCCGTAG
- a CDS encoding putative protein precursor, N-terminal membrane lipoprotein lipid attachment site and C-terminal peptidase domain (Evidence 3 : Putative function from multiple computational evidences; Product type e : enzyme) yields MRVRGKILGLRTLSRFALIGMIGGGTAACSSDASRLGDPFTNPFASLTGEPSATGSLPNDGVESEMAPAPAIRTPRIQSQALPAPGPALSPRPGAVSAAPAAPRTVTRVATAEPISGGMASNVAGLNPDAGRAMTPRASAPAPQPKLQFGKPVDKAAEKAAEKRAAEAAAAKAAEARRDAERQVAAAKVAEAKAAEAKAAEKAAQSKKLADAKAAEAKKAAEAAKHPRPGQKGAEKVAKAEPKVDPKDAAKEAAKAEAARKAEADAKQAKADAAKKLAEARAAETAAKAAAKESKEAAKASAKEAAPAAPVKVASADASAPIPAAAPQAAAESFRWPAKGRIINAYGSSGNEGINIAVPEGTPVKAAEDGTVAYAGSDVKGYGKLVLVRHNNGYVSAYAHNGELDVRPGEKVKRGQTIAKSGATGNVTSPQLHFELRKGATPVDPMPHLGG; encoded by the coding sequence ATGCGGGTTCGGGGGAAAATACTGGGCTTGAGGACGCTGTCGCGCTTCGCCCTCATCGGTATGATCGGCGGTGGCACCGCTGCTTGTTCGTCGGACGCCTCGCGTCTCGGCGATCCCTTCACCAACCCGTTCGCGTCGCTGACGGGTGAGCCCTCGGCCACCGGCAGCCTGCCGAATGACGGCGTCGAGAGTGAGATGGCGCCGGCGCCTGCGATCCGCACGCCGCGCATCCAGTCTCAGGCGCTGCCCGCTCCCGGCCCGGCCCTGTCGCCGCGCCCCGGCGCGGTCAGCGCCGCCCCGGCCGCGCCCCGGACTGTGACCCGCGTCGCGACGGCCGAGCCGATCTCCGGCGGCATGGCGAGCAACGTGGCTGGCCTGAACCCCGATGCGGGCCGCGCGATGACGCCGCGTGCCTCCGCCCCGGCGCCGCAGCCCAAGCTCCAGTTCGGCAAGCCCGTCGATAAGGCGGCTGAGAAAGCGGCTGAGAAGCGCGCCGCCGAAGCCGCTGCCGCGAAGGCGGCCGAGGCCCGCCGCGACGCCGAGCGGCAGGTTGCCGCCGCCAAGGTCGCCGAGGCCAAGGCGGCCGAAGCCAAGGCCGCGGAAAAGGCGGCGCAGTCGAAGAAGCTCGCCGACGCCAAGGCGGCTGAGGCGAAGAAGGCGGCGGAGGCGGCCAAGCATCCGCGTCCGGGCCAGAAGGGTGCCGAGAAGGTCGCCAAGGCCGAGCCGAAGGTCGATCCGAAGGATGCGGCCAAGGAGGCGGCGAAGGCTGAGGCCGCCCGCAAGGCCGAAGCCGACGCCAAGCAGGCCAAGGCGGACGCCGCCAAGAAGCTTGCCGAGGCTCGCGCCGCGGAAACGGCCGCGAAGGCCGCCGCCAAGGAGAGCAAGGAGGCCGCCAAGGCGTCCGCGAAGGAAGCGGCACCGGCTGCCCCCGTGAAGGTCGCCAGCGCCGACGCCTCCGCCCCGATCCCGGCTGCCGCCCCGCAGGCCGCGGCCGAGTCGTTCCGCTGGCCGGCCAAGGGCCGCATCATCAATGCCTACGGCTCGTCCGGCAACGAGGGCATCAACATCGCCGTGCCCGAGGGTACGCCGGTCAAGGCCGCCGAGGACGGCACCGTGGCTTATGCCGGCTCCGACGTGAAGGGCTACGGCAAGCTGGTGCTGGTGCGGCACAACAACGGCTACGTCTCGGCCTACGCCCATAACGGCGAGCTGGACGTGCGCCCCGGCGAGAAGGTGAAGCGCGGCCAGACCATCGCCAAGTCGGGCGCCACCGGCAACGTCACCTCGCCCCAGCTCCACTTCGAGCTGCGCAAGGGCGCGACCCCGGTCGATCCGATGCCCCATCTCGGCGGCTGA
- a CDS encoding conserved protein of unknown function, ATPase family protein (Evidence 4 : Unknown function but conserved in other organisms): protein MASEPTPADPIPNLLPLLERIAAALERAAPSTVPKVDTSAADAFLWGPERRLIPVPRVNRVEIGLLTGIDRARDTLVENTERFARGLPANNALLWGARGMGKSSLVKAAHAEINARRPEGARPMKLVEIHREDIEALPELMSLLRNDPHPWLVFCDDLSFDADDTSYKSLKTALDGGIEGRPGNVLFYATSNRRHLLAREMVENERSTAINPGEAVEEKVSLSDRFGLWLGFHKCSQDEYLAMIRAYVERYALDVEPDRVRAEALEWATTRGSRSGRTAFQFIQDLAGRLGQRLDG, encoded by the coding sequence ATGGCTTCAGAGCCGACGCCTGCCGACCCCATTCCGAATCTCCTGCCGCTTCTGGAGCGGATCGCCGCAGCCCTGGAGCGCGCCGCCCCGTCCACCGTCCCGAAGGTGGATACGAGCGCCGCCGACGCCTTCCTGTGGGGGCCCGAGCGGCGGCTGATCCCGGTGCCGCGGGTCAACCGCGTCGAGATCGGCCTCCTCACCGGCATCGACCGGGCCCGCGACACCCTGGTGGAGAACACCGAGCGCTTCGCCCGTGGATTGCCGGCCAACAACGCCCTGCTCTGGGGCGCGCGCGGCATGGGCAAGTCCTCGCTGGTCAAGGCGGCCCATGCCGAGATCAACGCCCGCCGGCCGGAGGGCGCGCGGCCGATGAAGCTCGTGGAGATCCACCGCGAGGACATCGAGGCTTTGCCCGAGCTGATGAGCCTGCTCCGGAACGACCCGCACCCCTGGCTGGTGTTCTGCGACGACCTCTCGTTCGATGCCGACGACACCTCCTACAAGTCGCTCAAGACCGCGCTCGACGGCGGCATCGAGGGGCGGCCGGGCAACGTGCTGTTCTACGCCACCTCGAACCGGCGCCACCTGCTGGCCCGCGAGATGGTCGAGAACGAGCGCTCCACCGCGATCAATCCCGGTGAGGCGGTGGAGGAGAAGGTCTCGCTCTCCGACCGCTTCGGCCTCTGGCTCGGCTTCCACAAATGCAGCCAGGACGAATATCTGGCGATGATCCGCGCCTATGTGGAGCGCTACGCGCTCGATGTGGAGCCGGACCGGGTGCGGGCCGAGGCGCTCGAATGGGCCACGACCCGCGGCTCACGCTCCGGGCGCACCGCGTTCCAGTTCATCCAGGATCTCGCCGGGCGGTTGGGTCAGCGGCTCGACGGGTAG
- the yajC gene encoding preprotein translocase, auxillary membrane component (General Secretory Pathway), YajC subunit (Evidence 2a : Function from experimental evidences in other organisms; PubMedId : 12941162, 9826342; Product type t : transporter) encodes MITPAFAQGVGAGSGADVALQFVPFVLIFVIMYFLILRPQQRRLKDHQNMVKNVRREDTIVTTGGLVGRVTKVADDATEIEVEIAPNVRVKVVRSMISEVRVKGAPVKAS; translated from the coding sequence TTGATCACCCCCGCCTTCGCGCAAGGAGTCGGTGCCGGAAGCGGCGCGGATGTCGCGTTGCAGTTCGTGCCCTTCGTCCTGATCTTCGTGATCATGTATTTCCTGATCCTGCGCCCGCAGCAGCGCCGGCTCAAGGATCACCAGAACATGGTGAAGAACGTGCGCCGCGAGGACACCATCGTGACCACGGGCGGCCTCGTCGGCCGCGTCACGAAGGTCGCGGACGACGCCACCGAGATCGAGGTCGAGATCGCCCCGAACGTGCGCGTGAAGGTGGTCCGTTCGATGATCTCCGAGGTTCGCGTCAAGGGCGCCCCGGTCAAGGCCTCCTGA
- a CDS encoding putative protein-export membrane protein, SecD/SecF family (Evidence 3 : Putative function from multiple computational evidences; Product type t : transporter) → MLRFSRTKIFATLAIILIGLSLAVPSFFSKEQREAFVNALPKSIQWMVPTRAIVLGLDLQGGSQILLEIDQPDLVRSMVTGLRDDVRRILREAAVSPDGGIRVINRGVELRIPDVAARAKVMPKLRELAAPINNPLAAGGQTLTVNEAENGTIQLVLTEAGINDRTRRAVSQAIEVVRKRIDFGGTKEPSIQQQGASRILVQVPGLQNPQELEDQLGKTAKLEFRMLADSPSGDVDMLASKDEGGAKVPVERRVMADGSDLTDAQPAFDPQTHEPMVSFKFNLRGAQRFGQATSENVGRRMAIVLDNVIQSAPVIRSAITGGTGQITGNFTVKDANDLSVLLRAGALPAKLTVVERRVVGPGLGRDSIEAGKMATLVAGGLVIAFMFATYGTFGFIANIALIVHVGLILGLMSVLEATMTLPGIAGIVLTIGTAVDSNVLIYERMREEARGGRSLVSALQAGFDRAFATIIDSNSTMAIAALLLFFMGSGPVKGFAVVFILGILTTVITAVTLTRMMIALWYNWFRPKALPF, encoded by the coding sequence ATGTTGCGCTTCTCGAGAACCAAGATTTTCGCGACCCTGGCCATCATCCTGATTGGTCTGAGCCTCGCAGTGCCGAGCTTCTTCTCGAAGGAGCAGCGCGAGGCCTTCGTCAACGCGCTGCCGAAATCGATCCAATGGATGGTGCCGACCCGGGCGATCGTGCTCGGCCTCGACCTCCAGGGCGGCTCGCAGATCCTCTTAGAGATCGACCAGCCCGACCTCGTCCGCTCGATGGTCACCGGCCTGCGCGACGACGTGCGCCGCATCCTGCGCGAGGCCGCGGTCTCGCCGGACGGCGGCATCCGCGTCATCAACCGCGGCGTCGAGCTGCGCATCCCCGATGTGGCGGCCCGCGCGAAGGTGATGCCGAAGCTGCGCGAACTCGCAGCCCCCATCAACAACCCGCTCGCCGCCGGCGGCCAGACCCTCACGGTCAACGAGGCCGAGAACGGCACGATCCAGCTCGTCCTCACCGAGGCCGGCATCAACGACCGCACCCGCCGCGCCGTCAGCCAGGCCATCGAGGTCGTGCGCAAGCGCATCGATTTCGGCGGCACCAAGGAGCCGTCGATCCAGCAGCAGGGCGCCAGCCGCATCCTCGTCCAGGTGCCGGGCCTGCAGAACCCGCAGGAGCTGGAGGACCAGCTCGGCAAGACCGCCAAGCTCGAATTCCGGATGCTGGCCGATTCGCCCTCCGGTGACGTCGACATGCTCGCCTCGAAGGACGAGGGCGGCGCCAAGGTGCCGGTCGAGCGCCGCGTCATGGCCGATGGCAGCGATCTCACCGACGCCCAGCCCGCCTTCGACCCGCAGACCCACGAGCCGATGGTGAGCTTCAAGTTCAACCTGCGTGGCGCCCAGCGCTTCGGTCAGGCGACCTCGGAGAATGTCGGCCGGCGCATGGCGATCGTGCTCGACAACGTGATCCAGTCGGCCCCGGTGATCCGCTCGGCGATCACCGGCGGCACTGGCCAGATCACCGGCAACTTCACCGTCAAGGACGCCAACGACCTCTCGGTGCTGCTGCGGGCCGGTGCCCTGCCGGCCAAGCTCACCGTGGTCGAGCGCCGCGTCGTCGGCCCCGGCCTCGGCCGCGACTCGATCGAGGCCGGCAAGATGGCGACCCTGGTCGCGGGCGGCCTCGTCATTGCCTTCATGTTCGCGACCTACGGCACCTTCGGCTTCATCGCCAACATCGCCCTGATCGTGCACGTCGGCCTGATCCTCGGCCTGATGTCGGTGCTGGAGGCGACGATGACGCTGCCGGGCATCGCCGGCATCGTGCTCACCATCGGCACGGCGGTCGATTCGAACGTGCTGATCTACGAGCGCATGCGCGAGGAAGCCCGCGGCGGCCGCTCCCTGGTCTCGGCGCTTCAGGCCGGCTTCGACCGGGCGTTCGCCACCATCATCGACTCGAATTCGACCATGGCGATCGCCGCCCTGCTGCTGTTCTTCATGGGCTCGGGCCCGGTGAAGGGCTTCGCCGTGGTGTTCATCCTCGGCATCCTCACCACCGTCATCACCGCCGTGACGCTGACGCGCATGATGATCGCGCTGTGGTACAACTGGTTCCGGCCCAAGGCCCTGCCGTTCTAG
- a CDS encoding putative protein-export membrane protein, SecD/SecF family (Evidence 3 : Putative function from multiple computational evidences; Product type t : transporter): MRLLRLWPDESHFDFMRFRRVTFPLSAVMSVVTLVLFITVGLNYGIDFKGGTLVELQAKAGQKADVAEIRHTANGFGFGETEVQELGGEGQVLVRFPLQAGEQGQTAVMQKAHAAFDASYDFRRTETVGPRVSGELVQSGTIGVVLSVLAVLLYLWFRFERELALGAIVGTLHDIVLTVGVFIITRIEFNMTSIAAILTIVGYSLNETVVVFDRTRELMRRYKTIPVVELLNLSINSTMSRTVMTSLSTTLSLVALVLFGGEAIKGFAVVMLCGVVICTYSAIFVSTPSLIYIGLRLSGAKASQRESGLPQAAE, translated from the coding sequence ATGCGCCTGCTTCGCCTCTGGCCCGACGAATCGCATTTCGACTTCATGCGGTTCCGGCGCGTCACCTTCCCGCTTTCGGCGGTGATGTCGGTCGTGACCCTGGTGCTGTTCATCACCGTCGGGCTCAATTACGGCATCGACTTCAAGGGCGGCACCCTGGTCGAGCTTCAGGCCAAGGCCGGGCAGAAAGCGGACGTCGCCGAAATCCGCCACACCGCCAACGGGTTCGGCTTCGGCGAGACCGAGGTGCAGGAACTCGGCGGCGAGGGTCAGGTGCTGGTGCGCTTCCCGCTCCAGGCCGGCGAGCAGGGCCAGACCGCGGTGATGCAGAAGGCGCACGCCGCCTTCGACGCGAGCTACGATTTCCGCCGCACGGAGACCGTGGGGCCGCGCGTCTCGGGCGAACTCGTGCAGTCCGGCACGATCGGCGTCGTGCTCTCGGTGCTGGCGGTGCTGCTCTACCTGTGGTTCCGCTTCGAGCGGGAGCTGGCGCTTGGCGCCATCGTCGGCACCCTGCACGACATCGTGTTGACGGTCGGCGTGTTCATCATCACCCGCATCGAGTTCAACATGACCTCGATCGCGGCGATCCTCACCATCGTCGGCTACTCGCTCAACGAGACCGTGGTGGTGTTCGACCGGACCCGCGAGCTGATGCGCCGCTACAAGACGATTCCGGTGGTGGAACTGCTCAACCTCTCGATCAACTCCACCATGTCGCGCACGGTGATGACCTCGCTCTCCACCACCCTGTCGCTGGTGGCGCTGGTGCTGTTCGGCGGCGAGGCAATCAAGGGCTTTGCCGTGGTGATGCTCTGCGGCGTGGTGATCTGCACCTACTCCGCGATCTTCGTCTCGACCCCGTCGCTGATCTATATCGGCCTGCGCCTGTCCGGTGCGAAGGCGTCGCAGCGCGAGTCCGGCCTGCCGCAGGCGGCCGAGTAG
- a CDS encoding conserved protein of unknown function (Evidence 4 : Unknown function but conserved in other organisms): MSEGRIPGQIHDGFLPGRHGIDAYGNGGFRFGQMSHRGSILLLPSGVRAWEVNEPAGIDGTSLGPVLAEAEGIELLLIGTGAEIVFLPETLRQRLKAAGIGLDTMQTGAAARTYNILMAENRKVAAALIAV, from the coding sequence GTGAGCGAGGGACGAATCCCCGGGCAGATCCATGACGGCTTCCTGCCCGGCCGCCACGGCATCGACGCCTACGGCAATGGCGGCTTCCGCTTTGGGCAGATGTCCCACCGGGGCTCAATCCTGCTGCTGCCCTCCGGCGTGCGCGCCTGGGAGGTGAACGAGCCCGCCGGCATCGACGGGACGAGCCTCGGCCCGGTGCTCGCCGAGGCCGAGGGGATCGAGCTGCTCCTGATCGGCACCGGCGCCGAGATCGTGTTCCTGCCCGAAACTTTGCGCCAGCGCCTCAAGGCCGCAGGCATCGGCCTCGACACGATGCAGACGGGGGCGGCCGCACGGACCTACAACATTCTGATGGCCGAGAACCGCAAGGTCGCGGCCGCGCTGATCGCCGTCTAG
- a CDS encoding terpenoid synthase, putative phytoene synthase (Evidence 2b : Function from indirect experimental evidences (e.g. phenotypes); PubMedId : 8917308; Product type e : enzyme) encodes MTRPETRTETSPEAGNGGLAFAFRHCEELVRESDPDRYFAALFAPAAFRPHLFALSAFSLTIARVREAASNPMAGEIRLQWWRDALQGEARGDVRANPVAAALDDAIVTRRLGRQPFVDLIDARVFDLYDDPMPRVNDLEGYCGETASALIRLSGLVLADGAEPGGAAAAGHAGVAYGITGLLRALPWHARQGQVYLPGDLLRQNGVTREDIVSGRGGPGLVRTCAELRALARRHLAAYEAARSTIAPAARPAFLPTALVEPYLAAMERAGYDPLNSVIEIPRWRRLWRLWRAARTGR; translated from the coding sequence ATGACGCGCCCCGAGACCCGAACCGAGACGAGCCCGGAGGCCGGCAATGGCGGACTCGCCTTCGCCTTCCGGCATTGCGAGGAACTGGTGCGCGAGAGCGACCCGGACCGCTACTTCGCGGCCCTGTTCGCGCCTGCCGCCTTCCGGCCGCACCTCTTCGCGCTCTCCGCCTTCAGCCTGACCATCGCCCGCGTCCGTGAGGCGGCCTCGAACCCGATGGCGGGGGAGATCCGCCTGCAATGGTGGCGCGACGCGCTCCAGGGGGAGGCGCGCGGCGACGTCCGGGCCAATCCCGTCGCCGCGGCCCTGGACGATGCGATCGTCACGCGCCGCCTCGGACGCCAGCCCTTCGTCGACCTGATCGATGCCCGGGTCTTCGACCTCTATGACGATCCGATGCCGCGGGTGAACGATCTGGAGGGCTATTGCGGCGAGACCGCCTCGGCGCTGATCCGCCTTTCCGGGCTGGTGCTCGCCGACGGGGCCGAGCCCGGCGGCGCGGCGGCCGCCGGCCATGCGGGCGTCGCCTACGGCATCACCGGCTTGTTGCGGGCGCTGCCGTGGCACGCGCGTCAGGGACAGGTCTACCTGCCCGGTGACCTGCTGCGCCAGAACGGGGTCACGCGTGAGGACATCGTCTCGGGCCGGGGCGGGCCGGGCCTCGTGCGAACCTGCGCCGAATTGCGAGCGCTGGCACGGCGCCACCTCGCCGCCTACGAGGCGGCTCGCAGCACCATCGCTCCGGCGGCCCGTCCCGCCTTCCTGCCGACGGCGCTGGTCGAGCCCTATCTCGCGGCGATGGAGCGGGCCGGCTACGATCCGCTCAACAGCGTGATCGAGATCCCTCGCTGGCGCCGCCTGTGGCGGCTGTGGCGGGCGGCGCGCACCGGGCGATAG
- the cat gene encoding Manganese catalase (Evidence 2a : Function from experimental evidences in other organisms; PubMedId : 9989945; Product type e : enzyme) encodes MFMRVDKLQAELPAPKRKDPNAAAALQELLGGKYGEMSTLGNYMFQSFNFRSKDKLKPFYSLVSSITAEELGHVELVSNGVAMLNNGPDNDGDETDGGDISGAPFEDMKDIRLAAAFLSNGGGSAPINSNGASWNNDFITSTGNVVVDLLHNFHLECGARLHKLRVYETLSDPTGREVCGYLLVRGSVHAHAYALALKQITGVDLDKFLPTPNINLDKIPECQKYLQEGSHRRLYTWSPNDYRDIAGIWNSSEHALPGDPPGELEIVEGMPDGGKIHQLTGIPSAFAPDYAPEEMFEIAQKLTKKAR; translated from the coding sequence ATGTTCATGCGCGTCGACAAGCTACAAGCCGAGCTTCCCGCACCGAAACGGAAGGACCCCAACGCGGCCGCCGCGCTGCAGGAGTTGCTGGGCGGCAAATACGGCGAGATGTCCACGCTCGGGAACTATATGTTCCAGAGCTTCAATTTCCGCAGCAAGGACAAGCTCAAGCCGTTCTACAGCCTCGTCTCCAGCATCACGGCGGAGGAACTCGGCCACGTCGAGCTCGTGAGCAACGGCGTGGCCATGCTCAATAACGGGCCCGACAACGACGGCGACGAGACGGACGGGGGCGACATTTCGGGCGCGCCGTTCGAGGACATGAAGGACATCCGGCTTGCCGCGGCCTTCCTGTCGAACGGGGGGGGCTCGGCGCCGATCAACAGCAACGGCGCTTCGTGGAACAACGACTTCATCACCTCGACGGGCAATGTCGTCGTCGATCTCCTGCACAACTTCCACCTCGAATGCGGCGCACGGCTGCACAAGCTGCGGGTCTACGAGACCCTGTCCGACCCGACCGGTCGTGAGGTCTGCGGCTACCTGCTGGTGCGCGGCTCGGTCCACGCCCACGCCTACGCCCTGGCGCTGAAGCAGATCACCGGCGTCGACCTCGACAAGTTCCTGCCGACCCCGAACATCAACCTCGACAAGATCCCCGAGTGCCAGAAGTACCTGCAGGAGGGGTCGCATCGCCGGCTCTACACCTGGAGCCCGAACGATTACCGCGACATCGCCGGGATCTGGAACAGCAGCGAGCACGCCCTGCCGGGCGATCCCCCGGGCGAGCTGGAGATCGTGGAGGGCATGCCCGACGGCGGCAAGATCCACCAGCTCACCGGCATTCCCTCGGCCTTCGCGCCCGATTATGCGCCGGAGGAGATGTTCGAGATCGCCCAGAAGCTGACGAAGAAGGCGCGCTGA